A window of Desulfopila inferna contains these coding sequences:
- a CDS encoding nickel-dependent hydrogenase large subunit, translated as MAQRITIDPLTRIEGHLRVDVEVDGGEVKKAWSSGQMFRGIETILQGRDPRDAWHFVQRICGVCTTVHALASVRAVEDALGLEIPKNAQYIRNLVQSIHALQDHIVHFYALSALDWVDVVSALDADPVATSKLAETLSDWPGNSSKRFQAVKDKLKGLVASGQLGPFANAYWGHPAMKLPPEANLMAVSHYLEALDYQRKATQALGIISGKNPHIQNLSVGGVTAAINLNNDSTLNMERLYFVKQLVEEVRGFINNVYLSDVVAVGALYKDWLPYGAGVTNYLAAPDMFLDSAGTQFDLPGGTVMDGDLGTVKPFTSISDEYFKSNVEESIARAWYDGDWSKNPFEEDTVPKYTDFQDEGRYTWLKAPRFQGRPMQVGPLAQLVVGYAQGHEMTVKAVDGALSKISAVAGVNVGPEILHSTIGRHAARAVRASMMADLALKHWDLLVDNVGSGDTEIFNPPTFPKGEQRGVGVHEAPRGLLSHWIIIQDGKIKNYQCVVPSTWNGGPRDAEGQPGPYEASLVGNPIADAEKPLEVLRTIHSFDPCIACAVHMLDPEGKEVVKVKAL; from the coding sequence ATGGCTCAACGAATCACCATTGATCCTCTCACCAGGATCGAGGGGCACTTGAGAGTAGACGTGGAAGTTGATGGGGGTGAGGTTAAAAAGGCATGGTCATCGGGTCAGATGTTCCGTGGCATTGAAACTATACTTCAGGGACGTGATCCCAGAGATGCCTGGCATTTTGTGCAGCGTATCTGCGGTGTCTGCACCACGGTGCACGCTCTGGCATCCGTACGCGCCGTAGAAGACGCGCTCGGCCTTGAGATTCCCAAAAACGCACAATATATCAGGAATCTGGTGCAGTCCATTCATGCACTGCAGGACCATATCGTTCATTTTTACGCACTTTCCGCTCTGGACTGGGTAGATGTTGTTTCCGCCCTTGATGCGGATCCGGTCGCTACTTCAAAGCTTGCCGAGACCCTTTCGGACTGGCCGGGCAATAGTTCAAAGAGGTTCCAGGCTGTGAAAGACAAGCTCAAGGGACTCGTGGCCAGTGGTCAGCTTGGTCCTTTTGCCAATGCTTACTGGGGACATCCGGCAATGAAGCTGCCGCCGGAAGCCAACCTAATGGCAGTTTCGCATTATCTCGAAGCCCTCGATTACCAGAGAAAAGCAACCCAGGCACTGGGAATTATTTCTGGTAAAAATCCTCATATTCAGAATCTTTCCGTTGGCGGGGTAACCGCAGCCATCAATCTCAACAATGATTCCACCCTGAATATGGAGAGGCTCTACTTTGTCAAACAACTGGTCGAGGAAGTGCGTGGATTCATCAACAACGTCTACCTCTCTGATGTAGTTGCCGTCGGCGCCCTTTATAAAGACTGGCTCCCCTACGGCGCAGGCGTCACTAACTACCTCGCCGCACCGGATATGTTCCTCGACTCCGCAGGTACTCAGTTTGATCTGCCCGGCGGCACCGTCATGGACGGCGACCTCGGCACCGTCAAACCTTTTACCAGTATCAGCGATGAATACTTCAAGTCCAACGTTGAGGAGTCCATCGCCCGAGCATGGTATGATGGTGACTGGTCCAAGAATCCGTTTGAAGAAGACACCGTTCCCAAGTATACCGATTTCCAGGATGAAGGCCGCTACACCTGGCTGAAAGCCCCGCGCTTCCAGGGCAGACCGATGCAGGTTGGTCCTTTGGCGCAGCTTGTTGTCGGTTACGCCCAGGGACATGAAATGACGGTTAAGGCCGTTGACGGTGCACTTTCCAAAATCAGTGCGGTAGCAGGCGTCAATGTCGGGCCCGAGATCCTTCATTCCACCATAGGACGTCATGCCGCGCGCGCTGTTCGTGCCTCGATGATGGCAGATCTCGCCCTCAAACACTGGGATCTCCTCGTGGATAATGTTGGCTCAGGCGACACTGAAATCTTCAATCCTCCCACCTTTCCTAAAGGTGAGCAAAGAGGCGTCGGCGTACATGAGGCTCCTCGTGGTTTATTATCTCACTGGATTATTATTCAGGATGGTAAAATCAAGAATTACCAATGTGTTGTGCCTTCTACCTGGAACGGCGGCCCGCGTGATGCGGAAGGTCAGCCCGGTCCATATGAAGCCTCTCTGGTGGGCAATCCTATTGCCGATGCGGAGAAGCCTCTTGAGGTTCTGAGAACCATCCATTCTTTCGACCCGTGTATTGCCTGTGCAGTTCATATGCTGGATCCGGAAGGTAAAGAGGTTGTCAAAGTTAAGGCCCTGTAA
- the cybH gene encoding Ni/Fe-hydrogenase, b-type cytochrome subunit, which yields MTYEKKKCWSVLLRLYHWAFALSIVALVTTGLFINTPWTNTLQYDTWSVTWMRYIHFVSGYVFTAAVLTRIFLYIFGNAQERITDALPITGRNIRNFGRTLLHYSYISSEHDDRLGHNVIAGLTYLVTIIAAVFMMISGFYLLFPETAAWQGWGTAIFSSQQNARFIHHLLMWWFMIFALIHIYLVLWNDLTEPEGLVSSIFTGDKFKHKKV from the coding sequence ATGACGTACGAAAAGAAAAAATGCTGGAGCGTCTTGCTGCGGCTCTACCACTGGGCCTTTGCGCTGTCTATCGTCGCTCTGGTGACAACAGGCTTATTCATTAATACGCCGTGGACCAATACTCTGCAGTATGATACCTGGTCAGTGACCTGGATGCGCTATATCCACTTTGTCTCCGGATATGTGTTTACTGCAGCGGTACTTACTCGAATCTTTCTCTATATTTTTGGCAACGCTCAAGAAAGAATCACCGATGCTTTACCGATAACAGGCAGAAATATCAGGAACTTCGGCCGGACTCTGTTGCATTACAGCTATATCAGCAGCGAACACGATGACCGCTTAGGCCATAATGTCATTGCCGGACTTACCTATCTGGTTACCATAATCGCAGCTGTATTCATGATGATCAGCGGGTTCTATCTGCTTTTTCCTGAAACCGCCGCCTGGCAGGGCTGGGGTACCGCCATTTTTTCCAGCCAGCAGAATGCCAGATTCATCCACCACCTGCTGATGTGGTGGTTCATGATCTTTGCCTTAATCCATATCTATCTGGTTTTATGGAATGATCTGACTGAACCGGAGGGATTAGTTTCATCTATATTCACAGGTGATAAATTCAAGCACAAAAAAGTCTGA
- the hypF gene encoding carbamoyltransferase HypF: MINSSTKKSENNGVELRIQGIVQGVGFRPFIYNLATQLKISGTVSNTSAGVFIRAVADSSTLEIFISRIHTEAPPLAQILALDVVPFDPALLSSSDFHILASEAGSSSSTAIPPDIAVCSDCLDELISPDDKRYGYPFINCTNCGPRFTIVETIPYDRPKTSMKVFPMCPDCTTEYNDPADRRFHAQPNACPRCGPQISWHDAAGNLLSRDNPVWEATAALQQGKIIAMRGLGGFHLVVDGCSEEGVATLRRRKNRPTKPLAIMVKDMTAVEKLCIIGAHEKEELDSPQHSIVLLEKRENDATLAPNLSPGVCDLGIMLPYTPLHHLLFQEEDCPAALVMTSGNVSGRPICISNQSALSELNEIADFFLLHNREILTRVDDSVTKKLNHKMRLFRRARGYSPSPLLLAHSLPQVLGCGGGLKSTFSLGRNNLAFVSQHIGDLFNLESFDFYIESINHYKRVFEIEPELVVRDLHPDYMSSHFAEEQGLPVYTAQHHHAHAVAVMAEHHISEEVLSVILDGTGYGTDGTVWGGEILLNDLTGFQRLGHLQPLSLPGGDKAAEEPWRMALSALYHTFGREWLSEKNLPPLLRTVNPSQRQIILEMVENGFNAPLTSSCGRLFDAVAALLDLRLKSDYEGHAAMELEAAAMKALLPGWKEQLNMTMALPSTFSTFDAGKWEIISSEFVKVILVKRRQGFTASQIALDFHFELICAISKLVKTLSIQHNTDKIVLSGGCMQNRLLMEGLFHTLEREELQVFSGEKVPVNDGGISFGQILIGGLQHVSRNSHEGDQGGRQS; encoded by the coding sequence GTGATAAATTCAAGCACAAAAAAGTCTGAAAATAACGGGGTCGAGCTTCGCATCCAGGGCATCGTCCAGGGTGTAGGGTTCCGCCCCTTTATTTACAACTTGGCGACACAACTTAAAATCTCCGGTACTGTCAGCAATACCAGTGCCGGAGTTTTTATTCGGGCCGTAGCCGATAGTAGTACTTTGGAAATTTTTATCTCCAGAATTCATACTGAAGCGCCACCCCTTGCCCAAATCCTAGCTCTCGACGTTGTGCCGTTTGACCCGGCGCTACTTTCTTCTTCAGACTTCCATATACTTGCCAGTGAGGCCGGCAGCTCATCCTCTACCGCCATACCGCCTGATATTGCCGTTTGCAGCGACTGTCTGGATGAGCTTATCTCTCCGGATGACAAGAGATACGGCTATCCTTTTATCAACTGTACCAACTGTGGTCCGCGGTTCACCATCGTGGAAACCATTCCCTACGACAGGCCGAAAACCTCAATGAAGGTTTTTCCCATGTGCCCTGACTGCACCACAGAATATAATGATCCTGCCGACAGACGATTTCACGCCCAGCCCAATGCCTGCCCGCGCTGCGGCCCGCAGATCAGCTGGCATGATGCTGCCGGTAATCTTCTTTCCCGCGATAATCCCGTCTGGGAGGCCACTGCCGCTCTGCAGCAGGGAAAGATTATCGCTATGCGCGGACTCGGCGGCTTTCATCTCGTCGTCGACGGCTGCAGCGAAGAAGGCGTAGCCACGTTGCGCCGGCGCAAGAACAGACCGACCAAGCCTCTGGCCATAATGGTCAAGGACATGACGGCGGTTGAAAAATTATGTATTATCGGCGCCCACGAGAAAGAAGAACTCGATAGTCCACAGCATTCGATCGTTCTCCTGGAAAAAAGAGAAAACGATGCCACTCTGGCCCCCAATCTCAGTCCCGGAGTATGCGATCTCGGCATCATGCTGCCCTACACCCCGCTGCATCACCTGCTCTTTCAGGAGGAAGACTGCCCTGCCGCCCTGGTCATGACCAGCGGCAATGTAAGTGGCCGGCCCATCTGCATTTCCAACCAGAGCGCCCTGTCCGAACTCAACGAGATTGCCGATTTTTTTCTTCTCCACAACAGGGAGATACTCACTCGTGTTGATGACTCGGTCACCAAAAAACTGAACCACAAGATGCGTCTTTTTCGCAGAGCCCGCGGGTATAGTCCCTCGCCGCTGTTACTCGCTCATAGTCTCCCGCAGGTTCTGGGATGCGGTGGTGGCTTGAAATCTACATTTTCTCTGGGCCGTAATAATCTCGCATTTGTCAGTCAGCATATCGGCGATCTCTTCAACCTCGAATCCTTCGACTTTTATATTGAATCGATCAACCATTACAAAAGGGTATTTGAAATCGAGCCTGAACTGGTGGTACGTGATCTTCATCCCGATTATATGAGTTCACATTTTGCCGAAGAACAGGGTCTCCCGGTTTATACAGCTCAGCATCATCACGCCCACGCCGTTGCAGTCATGGCTGAACATCATATCTCCGAGGAAGTGCTTTCAGTCATCCTCGACGGTACAGGATATGGCACAGACGGCACTGTCTGGGGCGGTGAGATTCTGCTTAATGATTTAACCGGTTTTCAACGGCTCGGCCATCTGCAACCCCTTTCGCTTCCTGGTGGCGACAAGGCGGCTGAAGAACCCTGGAGAATGGCGCTCTCGGCGCTGTATCACACCTTTGGCAGGGAATGGCTTTCGGAGAAAAATCTACCCCCGCTGTTGCGCACCGTCAACCCCTCTCAGCGCCAAATTATCCTCGAGATGGTGGAAAACGGGTTTAATGCACCGCTGACATCGAGCTGCGGCAGGTTGTTTGATGCTGTCGCCGCCCTCCTTGATCTCCGCTTGAAAAGCGATTATGAGGGACATGCCGCCATGGAGCTTGAGGCCGCGGCCATGAAAGCCCTGCTACCCGGATGGAAGGAACAGTTGAATATGACTATGGCCCTTCCTTCAACATTTTCGACATTTGACGCGGGTAAATGGGAGATTATTTCCTCGGAATTTGTTAAGGTGATACTTGTCAAACGTAGACAAGGTTTTACAGCATCGCAGATCGCTCTTGATTTCCATTTTGAGCTGATATGTGCCATATCAAAGCTCGTCAAAACGCTTTCCATCCAGCATAATACCGATAAGATCGTTCTTTCCGGCGGCTGTATGCAGAACCGTCTGCTGATGGAGGGCTTATTTCATACTCTGGAAAGAGAAGAACTGCAGGTCTTCAGCGGTGAAAAAGTACCGGTGAACGACGGCGGCATTTCTTTCGGACAGATACTCATTGGAGGTTTACAACATGTGTCTCGCAATTCCCATGAGGGTGACCAAGGTGGCCGGCAATCCTGA
- a CDS encoding HypC/HybG/HupF family hydrogenase formation chaperone has product MCLAIPMRVTKVAGNPEDFTTAQIAMVDADGIGKEIRLDVVDRWPEIGDYVIIHAGFAIHTLEEKEAKANIELIRKMAESMPDELLR; this is encoded by the coding sequence ATGTGTCTCGCAATTCCCATGAGGGTGACCAAGGTGGCCGGCAATCCTGAAGATTTCACCACTGCTCAGATTGCAATGGTCGATGCCGACGGCATCGGCAAGGAGATTCGGCTGGACGTGGTCGACAGGTGGCCTGAGATCGGTGATTATGTGATCATTCATGCCGGCTTCGCCATCCATACCCTCGAAGAAAAGGAGGCCAAGGCCAATATCGAACTTATTCGGAAAATGGCGGAGTCAATGCCGGATGAACTTCTACGCTGA
- the hypD gene encoding hydrogenase formation protein HypD codes for MKYVDEFRNSALAKPLLKELKRSCTRPLRVMEVCGSHTMAIFRNGIRSVLPEGFELISGPGCPVCVTSAPHMDAFIAMADLPGVRVAIFGDLFRVPGTEGSLAEASSRGAKVDIVYSPMDALDLAVNHPDDFVVFLGVGFETTTPGIAATIRAAAVRNISNFSVFSTHKVMPPPLIALLDDPNLKIDGLLCPGHVSSIIGAKAYQPLVDKYNLACVVAGFETNDLLNSLILLARQIGSGKVSVENTYSRAVSWEGNPRALNMVAEVFEPIDMEWRGLGVIPGSGLGIREKYRAFDAEKRLDITLPKAEEPKGCRCGEILKGINVPPECPLFNSRCTPSTPIGPCMVSSEGTCAAYHKYGR; via the coding sequence ATGAAGTATGTTGATGAATTCCGCAACAGCGCTCTGGCTAAACCTCTGCTCAAAGAGCTTAAGAGATCCTGCACCAGACCTTTGCGGGTTATGGAGGTCTGTGGTTCACACACCATGGCCATTTTCCGTAACGGCATCCGCTCTGTTCTGCCGGAGGGATTCGAGCTTATTTCCGGACCGGGATGTCCGGTTTGTGTCACTTCCGCCCCCCATATGGACGCCTTTATCGCCATGGCGGATCTTCCTGGAGTGAGAGTAGCTATATTCGGCGATCTTTTCCGTGTTCCCGGCACAGAGGGATCGCTTGCCGAAGCCAGCAGCCGCGGTGCCAAGGTTGATATTGTATATTCTCCCATGGATGCTCTTGATCTGGCGGTTAACCATCCCGACGATTTCGTGGTTTTCCTGGGTGTCGGTTTCGAAACCACAACACCGGGCATCGCCGCAACCATACGGGCGGCTGCAGTACGAAATATTTCGAACTTCTCGGTTTTTTCGACACACAAGGTCATGCCGCCTCCACTCATCGCCCTGCTGGATGACCCGAACCTGAAAATAGACGGCCTGCTTTGCCCCGGCCACGTTTCCAGCATCATCGGTGCCAAAGCCTACCAGCCGCTGGTCGATAAATACAATCTTGCCTGCGTGGTCGCCGGTTTTGAAACCAACGACCTGCTCAACAGCTTGATCCTGCTGGCCCGGCAGATCGGCAGCGGTAAGGTTTCCGTAGAAAACACCTATTCCAGAGCGGTAAGCTGGGAGGGCAATCCCCGGGCCCTGAATATGGTGGCTGAGGTCTTTGAACCGATTGATATGGAATGGCGCGGACTTGGCGTCATCCCGGGCAGCGGCCTCGGCATCCGCGAAAAATACCGCGCCTTCGATGCGGAAAAACGGCTTGATATCACGCTGCCCAAGGCGGAAGAGCCCAAAGGCTGCCGTTGTGGCGAGATTCTCAAGGGCATAAATGTGCCGCCGGAGTGCCCTCTTTTCAACAGCCGGTGCACACCTTCGACTCCCATTGGGCCCTGCATGGTTTCCAGTGAGGGAACCTGCGCGGCGTATCATAAATATGGCAGGTAA
- the hypE gene encoding hydrogenase expression/formation protein HypE — MSQKTILLDHGSGGMASQDLIGNLFLKYLDSPILHGLEDSAILENQPGKLAFSTDSYVVDPIFFPGGDIGKLAVHGTINDLAMRGAKPLCLSLALILEEGMDMGDLEKIIASIAAACKESNVPVVTGDTKVVPKGKGDKIFINTSGIGIVAEGVNISSLNARAGDNIILSGTMGDHGITIMTRRAGISMEGKLESDTMALHTMVQRLLGEIPLGIHTMRDPTRGGVATSLNEIAANSGLSIELKEEDLPVTPEVRAACEILGLEPLYLANEGKCLVVVSAEKTEQALAVMRSCREGKDAVVIGKMSEGKSGRVVINTPIGGSRVVAPLHGEPLPRIC; from the coding sequence ATGTCTCAAAAAACAATATTGCTGGACCATGGCAGCGGCGGTATGGCCAGCCAGGATCTGATCGGAAACCTCTTCCTTAAATATCTTGACAGCCCCATTCTCCACGGTCTTGAGGACAGCGCGATTTTGGAAAATCAACCGGGAAAATTGGCATTTTCCACCGACAGCTACGTGGTCGACCCCATCTTCTTCCCGGGCGGAGACATCGGCAAGCTCGCCGTGCACGGCACCATCAACGACCTGGCAATGCGGGGGGCCAAGCCTCTGTGTCTCAGCCTGGCCCTGATCCTGGAAGAGGGCATGGATATGGGTGATCTTGAAAAAATCATCGCCTCCATCGCCGCCGCCTGCAAGGAGAGCAATGTTCCCGTGGTCACCGGCGATACCAAGGTTGTCCCCAAGGGCAAGGGGGATAAAATTTTCATCAACACCTCCGGCATCGGCATAGTAGCCGAAGGAGTCAATATCTCTTCACTCAATGCCCGAGCCGGCGATAATATTATTCTCTCCGGTACCATGGGAGACCACGGGATCACCATCATGACCCGGCGTGCCGGTATTTCCATGGAAGGCAAACTCGAAAGTGACACCATGGCCCTCCATACCATGGTGCAGAGGCTGCTTGGCGAAATTCCTCTGGGTATCCACACCATGCGTGACCCGACCCGTGGAGGCGTCGCCACCTCGCTCAACGAGATAGCCGCCAACAGCGGGCTGAGTATTGAGTTGAAGGAGGAAGATCTTCCGGTTACCCCTGAGGTGCGCGCAGCTTGCGAAATCCTCGGTCTGGAACCGCTCTACCTCGCCAATGAGGGAAAATGCCTGGTCGTGGTCAGTGCGGAGAAAACGGAGCAGGCTCTTGCAGTGATGCGCAGCTGCAGGGAAGGCAAAGATGCCGTAGTGATAGGAAAAATGAGCGAAGGCAAGTCGGGAAGGGTGGTCATCAATACCCCCATCGGCGGTTCACGAGTGGTTGCACCGCTGCATGGCGAGCCTCTCCCGAGGATATGTTAA
- a CDS encoding HyaD/HybD family hydrogenase maturation endopeptidase, with product MNTTPKKIGIVGIGNLICGDEGFGVHTIRYLEEHYIFPDNVIVQDAGTAGIYLSPFLEECDPVLVIDVVDIDAEPGSIHFYSTEDVKMGNIQTKMSPHQLGLLEILEICKLRDAAPECVEFYCVVPRDLETSMELSDVVAPRVAEIAAKLLARLEKMGVKVEKRHEDG from the coding sequence ATGAATACAACCCCAAAAAAAATAGGGATAGTAGGTATCGGCAACCTGATCTGCGGAGATGAAGGATTTGGTGTTCACACAATTCGCTATCTTGAGGAACATTATATCTTTCCCGACAACGTTATCGTTCAGGATGCCGGAACTGCAGGAATCTATCTTTCACCCTTTCTTGAAGAATGCGATCCTGTTTTAGTCATCGATGTCGTCGATATCGATGCCGAACCGGGATCCATACATTTTTACAGCACGGAAGATGTCAAGATGGGCAACATCCAGACAAAGATGTCTCCTCACCAGCTGGGTCTTTTGGAAATCCTCGAGATCTGCAAGCTCCGCGACGCCGCCCCGGAATGTGTCGAATTCTACTGCGTGGTACCCAGGGATCTGGAGACCAGCATGGAACTCTCCGACGTCGTCGCCCCCAGGGTTGCGGAGATCGCTGCAAAGCTGCTGGCACGCCTCGAAAAGATGGGGGTTAAGGTAGAGAAACGACACGAGGATGGTTGA
- a CDS encoding hydrogenase maturation nickel metallochaperone HypA/HybF, with protein sequence MHEISLVQGLLQQLAELARENRTTKVVSVTMDIGPLSGVVEDSFRFGFDILSKEDDLVSGATLIISTTPVTYRCCQCNYSHQTSGTRPDCCPECGERFLLAEGGDELILQKVEME encoded by the coding sequence ATGCATGAAATTTCTTTAGTTCAAGGTCTTCTCCAACAGCTGGCCGAGCTGGCCCGGGAAAACAGAACGACCAAGGTCGTTTCGGTCACCATGGATATCGGCCCGCTTTCCGGCGTGGTCGAGGACTCTTTCAGGTTCGGCTTCGACATCCTTTCCAAGGAGGACGATCTGGTGAGCGGAGCCACACTGATAATAAGCACAACACCGGTAACCTACAGGTGCTGTCAATGTAATTATAGCCATCAAACCAGCGGCACACGACCAGACTGCTGCCCGGAATGCGGAGAACGCTTTCTCCTAGCCGAGGGCGGCGACGAGCTGATACTGCAGAAGGTGGAAATGGAATGA
- the hypB gene encoding hydrogenase nickel incorporation protein HypB, giving the protein MCDTCGCPSPTDHSHTKTVDVHESLFAANEALAKSNREHFEKAGALAINLISSPGSGKTTLLEHTIEALTGELKIGVIEGDIETERDAERIRAKNVPVVQLTTGGACHLDAAMTHKGFHQLQQESGGDSLDLLFIENVGNLVCPTSFDLGEHHRIVLVSVPEGPDKPSKYPKAFTSSDTFLITKTDLLPYFDFKVEDASGDALLLNPKLKILAFSATSGEGFEAWLDYLRNLVAEFSK; this is encoded by the coding sequence ATGTGTGATACATGCGGATGTCCCTCCCCAACGGACCACTCTCATACCAAAACCGTTGATGTTCATGAAAGCCTGTTTGCCGCCAATGAGGCACTGGCAAAAAGCAACAGAGAGCATTTTGAAAAGGCCGGTGCGCTTGCCATCAACCTTATCAGCAGCCCCGGTTCCGGAAAGACCACCCTGCTTGAGCATACCATCGAAGCACTGACCGGAGAATTGAAGATCGGCGTCATCGAAGGGGACATCGAAACCGAACGGGATGCAGAAAGGATTCGGGCAAAAAACGTACCCGTCGTCCAGCTGACCACGGGCGGAGCGTGTCACCTCGACGCCGCTATGACCCATAAGGGGTTTCATCAGCTGCAGCAGGAGTCGGGGGGGGATTCGCTGGATCTTCTCTTCATCGAGAATGTCGGCAATCTTGTCTGTCCCACCAGCTTTGATCTTGGCGAGCATCACCGTATCGTGCTGGTTTCGGTGCCGGAGGGTCCAGACAAACCTTCAAAATATCCGAAGGCATTTACCAGTTCCGACACTTTTCTGATCACCAAAACGGACCTGCTGCCCTATTTTGATTTTAAAGTGGAAGATGCCAGCGGAGATGCCCTGCTGCTTAACCCCAAACTAAAAATTCTGGCCTTTTCGGCAACCTCCGGAGAAGGATTTGAGGCATGGCTCGACTACCTTCGCAATCTGGTCGCCGAATTCAGTAAATAG
- the hemC gene encoding hydroxymethylbilane synthase: protein MTTIRIGTRKSKLAMWQTETVAEALHKEGIDTEISGMETKGDKILDTSIAKIGSKGVFTEELEEQLATGITDIAVHSAKDMQSNLPRGFELIAFTTREQVNDVLVSDLQDIDITQSSRPLTIGTSSVRRVALLKHFYPHLRTVDMRGNLQTRIAKMRAGDCDALLLAYAGVKRMGYEDMIVHVFPESIFIPPVGQGCIAVEAASSLSSEKREQVRRCVNDEESEACLLAERAFLHKMEGGCSIPSFGLATLKGSQLTLQGGLVSLDGQEIIKHRLRGPRDKAFDIGEKVGEYILENGGRELLARIRRMQEG, encoded by the coding sequence ATGACCACGATAAGGATAGGTACACGAAAGAGTAAACTGGCCATGTGGCAGACCGAAACCGTTGCCGAAGCTTTGCATAAGGAAGGAATAGACACTGAAATCAGCGGAATGGAAACGAAAGGTGATAAGATTCTCGACACCTCGATTGCCAAAATCGGCAGCAAGGGAGTATTTACCGAAGAGCTTGAAGAGCAGTTGGCCACCGGAATTACCGATATTGCCGTGCACAGTGCCAAGGATATGCAGTCCAATCTGCCCCGAGGGTTTGAGCTGATTGCCTTCACCACCAGGGAACAGGTAAACGACGTATTGGTCAGCGATCTGCAGGATATCGATATTACCCAGAGCAGCCGTCCCTTGACCATAGGGACGTCTTCGGTAAGAAGAGTGGCTTTGCTGAAGCATTTTTATCCGCACCTACGGACCGTCGATATGCGGGGAAACCTGCAGACCAGAATTGCCAAGATGCGTGCCGGTGATTGCGATGCTCTCCTGCTGGCCTATGCCGGAGTCAAAAGAATGGGATATGAGGATATGATCGTCCATGTCTTTCCCGAATCCATCTTTATCCCGCCAGTGGGCCAGGGCTGTATCGCCGTTGAGGCTGCTTCCTCTCTCTCCTCTGAAAAAAGAGAGCAGGTGCGAAGGTGTGTCAACGATGAAGAAAGCGAGGCCTGTCTTCTGGCCGAGCGTGCCTTCCTGCATAAAATGGAAGGTGGCTGCTCCATACCCTCCTTTGGTTTGGCAACTCTTAAGGGTAGTCAGTTAACCTTGCAGGGAGGTCTTGTCAGTCTTGACGGGCAGGAAATAATCAAGCATAGACTGCGGGGGCCCCGTGACAAGGCATTTGATATAGGTGAAAAAGTGGGAGAATACATTCTGGAAAACGGTGGCCGGGAGCTGCTTGCCCGGATACGGAGAATGCAGGAGGGATAA
- a CDS encoding endonuclease/exonuclease/phosphatase family protein, with the protein MRFLVYNIRYATGHNNGYHLPFPYSGFFRSTRRKLDEIIDFIGSYAPDVIGLIEVDSGSYRSGRSCQAEAIAQALGYSHLVETKYGDKSLTRRVPVLNKQSNALLTRQDVVKHRYHYFDEGIKRLVIEAEFDSVVFFIVHLSLKFRHRQNQLQRLHQLVKSTNKPVVIGGDFNTFWGSNELELFLAATGLCSANPDGLPSHPSHAPHRQIDFILHSSELEVSKFAIPDVQLSDHSPLICDLDFTESFCSIA; encoded by the coding sequence ATGCGCTTTCTAGTTTATAATATTCGATATGCCACCGGTCACAACAACGGTTATCACCTGCCGTTCCCCTATTCCGGTTTTTTCCGATCAACACGCCGCAAGCTTGATGAAATTATTGATTTCATCGGTTCTTACGCCCCCGATGTCATAGGACTGATAGAGGTCGATTCAGGATCATACCGCAGCGGTAGAAGCTGTCAGGCTGAAGCGATAGCCCAGGCTCTGGGTTATTCGCATCTGGTCGAGACCAAGTACGGCGACAAATCACTTACCAGAAGGGTGCCGGTCCTCAACAAACAATCCAATGCCCTTCTAACCCGTCAGGATGTTGTAAAACACCGGTATCACTATTTCGACGAGGGCATCAAGCGTCTGGTGATAGAGGCGGAGTTCGATTCAGTCGTCTTTTTTATCGTCCATCTCTCCCTCAAATTCCGTCACCGCCAGAACCAGCTGCAGCGACTCCATCAATTGGTTAAATCCACCAACAAACCGGTAGTCATAGGTGGTGATTTCAACACATTCTGGGGCAGCAATGAGCTGGAGCTTTTTCTTGCGGCCACAGGTCTGTGCAGCGCCAATCCGGATGGACTTCCCTCGCATCCCAGCCATGCGCCCCACCGACAGATCGACTTCATCCTGCACAGCAGCGAGCTTGAAGTCAGTAAATTTGCCATTCCCGACGTTCAGCTCTCCGATCACTCCCCCCTGATCTGCGATCTTGACTTCACGGAGTCCTTCTGCAGTATAGCCTGA